From Corvus cornix cornix isolate S_Up_H32 chromosome 5, ASM73873v5, whole genome shotgun sequence, the proteins below share one genomic window:
- the ABHD12B gene encoding protein ABHD12B isoform X2, with the protein MRRRGGDGDSGHRSDSGDIGRAEGRPGAARHGRAQHSWLPGLRTLLLAPLLTYISVPFLVRLFPSVLTKFVYLNFLAFPFFVDFRRPELLVSNTISLHLTTEPGVTVGIWHTVPGSRGAEAQGKDQRWYEEALADAHPVIIYLHGNGGTRAASHRVQFLKTMGAADFHILALDYRGYGDSSGHPTESGFTTDVLALYDWAKARSGNSSIVFWGHSLGTGIATNAVRKLQEERGVQADAVVLESPYTNIREAAANIPLTKIYRQFPGFEYLILDSLARAGMFFRSDENVKVLGCPLLILHAEDDGVVPPKLGRKLYETAREAYKDKSKVKFVTFPEKLGLGHDYISFHPELPALVKDFLNMK; encoded by the exons ATGCGGCGCCGCGGCGGGGACGGTGACAGCGGCCACAGGAGCGACAGCGGCGACATTGGCCGGGCGGAGGGCAggcccggcgcggcccggcaCGGGCG GGCCCAGCATTCCTGGCTCCCAGGACTGCGCACGCTCCTCCTGGCCCCGCTCCTCACCTACATCTCCGTGCCCTTCCTCGTCCGCCTCTTCCCCAGCGTGCTCACCAAATTTGTCTACCTGAACTTCC TGGCCTTCCCCTTCTTCGTGGACTTTCGGCGGCCGGAGCTGCTGGTGAGCAACACCATCAGCCTGCACCTCACCACCGAGCCGGGCGTCACCGTTGGCATCTG GCACACGGTGCCGGGCAGCAGAGGGGCCGAGGCGCAGGGCAAGGACCAGCGCTGGTACGAGGAGGCTCTTGCTGATGCTCACCCCGTGATCATCTACCTGCACGGCAATGGGGGCACCAG GGCTGCGAGTCACCGCGTCCAGTTCCTGAAG ACGATGGGGGCTGCTGACTTCCACATCCTGGCTCTTGACTACAGAG GCTATGGGGACTCCAGTGGACACCCCACAGAGAGCGGTTTCACCACAGATGTCCTGGCACTCTATGACTGGGCAAAAGCACGGAGTGGGAACAGCAGCATCGTCTTCTGGGGACACTCCTTGGGGACAGG GATTGCCACCAATGCAgtgaggaagctgcaggaggagcGAG GGGTCCAGGCTGATGCTGTCGTCCTGGAGTCTCCCTACACCAACATCCGAGAGGCGGCCGCCAACATCCCCCTCACCAAG ATCTACCGGCAGTTCCCGGGCTTTGAGTACCTCATCCTGGACTCCTTGGCTCGGGCAGGAATGTTCTTCCGCAGTGATGAGAA CGTGAAGGTGCTGGGCTGCCCCCTCCTCATCCTGCACGCAGAAGATGATGGAGTCGTGCCTCCGAAGCTGGGACGCAAG CTCTATGAGACAGCACGCGAAGCCTACAAGGACAAATCCAAGGTGAAGTTCGTTACCTTTCCTGAGAAGCTGGGCTTGGGCCACGACTACATCTCCTTccacccagagctgcctgccctgGTGAA AGACTTCTTAAACATGAAGTGA
- the ABHD12B gene encoding protein ABHD12B isoform X1: MRRRGGDGDSGHRSDSGDIGRAEGRPGAARHGRAQHSWLPGLRTLLLAPLLTYISVPFLVRLFPSVLTKFVYLNFLAFPFFVDFRRPELLVSNTISLHLTTEPGVTVGIWHTVPGSRGAEAQGKDQRWYEEALADAHPVIIYLHGNGGTRAASHRVQFLKTMGAADFHILALDYRGYGDSSGHPTESGFTTDVLALYDWAKARSGNSSIVFWGHSLGTGIATNAVRKLQEERGVQADAVVLESPYTNIREAAANIPLTKIYRQFPGFEYLILDSLARAGMFFRSDENVKVLGCPLLILHAEDDGVVPPKLGRKLYETAREAYKDKSKVKFVTFPEKLGLGHDYISFHPELPALVKDAPSPACRDHKSGSDTAQEGQ, encoded by the exons ATGCGGCGCCGCGGCGGGGACGGTGACAGCGGCCACAGGAGCGACAGCGGCGACATTGGCCGGGCGGAGGGCAggcccggcgcggcccggcaCGGGCG GGCCCAGCATTCCTGGCTCCCAGGACTGCGCACGCTCCTCCTGGCCCCGCTCCTCACCTACATCTCCGTGCCCTTCCTCGTCCGCCTCTTCCCCAGCGTGCTCACCAAATTTGTCTACCTGAACTTCC TGGCCTTCCCCTTCTTCGTGGACTTTCGGCGGCCGGAGCTGCTGGTGAGCAACACCATCAGCCTGCACCTCACCACCGAGCCGGGCGTCACCGTTGGCATCTG GCACACGGTGCCGGGCAGCAGAGGGGCCGAGGCGCAGGGCAAGGACCAGCGCTGGTACGAGGAGGCTCTTGCTGATGCTCACCCCGTGATCATCTACCTGCACGGCAATGGGGGCACCAG GGCTGCGAGTCACCGCGTCCAGTTCCTGAAG ACGATGGGGGCTGCTGACTTCCACATCCTGGCTCTTGACTACAGAG GCTATGGGGACTCCAGTGGACACCCCACAGAGAGCGGTTTCACCACAGATGTCCTGGCACTCTATGACTGGGCAAAAGCACGGAGTGGGAACAGCAGCATCGTCTTCTGGGGACACTCCTTGGGGACAGG GATTGCCACCAATGCAgtgaggaagctgcaggaggagcGAG GGGTCCAGGCTGATGCTGTCGTCCTGGAGTCTCCCTACACCAACATCCGAGAGGCGGCCGCCAACATCCCCCTCACCAAG ATCTACCGGCAGTTCCCGGGCTTTGAGTACCTCATCCTGGACTCCTTGGCTCGGGCAGGAATGTTCTTCCGCAGTGATGAGAA CGTGAAGGTGCTGGGCTGCCCCCTCCTCATCCTGCACGCAGAAGATGATGGAGTCGTGCCTCCGAAGCTGGGACGCAAG CTCTATGAGACAGCACGCGAAGCCTACAAGGACAAATCCAAGGTGAAGTTCGTTACCTTTCCTGAGAAGCTGGGCTTGGGCCACGACTACATCTCCTTccacccagagctgcctgccctgGTGAA agatgctccaagCCCCGCATGCAGGGATCACAAATCAGGCTCTGACACAGCACAGGAGGGTCAGTGA
- the PYGL gene encoding glycogen phosphorylase, liver form: protein MSRPLSDQERRKQISIRGIVGAESVAELKRGFNRHLHFTLVKDRNVATPRDYYFALAHTVRDHLVGRWIRTQQYYYEKDPKRIYYLSLEFYMGRTLQNTMINLGLQNACDEAVYQLGLDMEELEEIEEDAGLGNGGLGRLAACFLDSMATLGLAAYGYGIRYEYGIFNQKIRDGWQVEEADDWLRHGNPWEKARPEYMLPVHFYGRVEHSASGAKWIDTQVVLALPYDTPVPGYMNNTVNTMRLWSARAPNDFNLRDFNVGDYIQAVLDRNLAENISRVLYPNDNFFEGKELRLKQEYFVVAATLQDIIRRFKASKFGSTDSVRTVFDSFPDQVAIQLNDTHPAMAIPELMRIFVDIEKLPWDKAWDITKRTFAYTNHTVLPEALERWPVDLVEKLLPRHLQIIYEINQRHLDHIASLFPNDVDRLRRMSLIEEGGIKRINMAHLCIVGSHAVNGVAKIHSEIVKTQVFEDFAALEPEKFQNKTNGITPRRWLLLCNPGLAELIAEKIGEDYVRDLSQLTKLHEFVDDDLFIREVAKVKQENKVKFALYLEKEYKVKINPSSMFDVHVKRIHEYKRQLMNCLHIITMYNRIRRDPAKLFVPRTVIIGGKAAPGYHMAKMIIKLINAVAQVVNNDPMVGSKLKVIFLENYRVSLAEKVIPATDLSEQISTAGTEASGTGNMKFMLNGALTIGTMDGANVEMAEEAGEENLFIFGMRVEDVTELDRKGYNAQLYYDRLPELKQAVDQIKSGFFSPKDPNLFNDVVNMLFHHDRFKVFADYEAYVKCQEKVSELYLNSKAWTKMVIRNIAAAGKFSSDRTIKEYARDIWHVEPSDLKIPPPNEPRDAGQDKTPNGTAA from the exons ATGTCGCGGCCGCTGTCGGACCAGGAGCGGCGGAAGCAGATCAGCATCCGCGGGATCGTGGGCGCCGAGAGCGTGGCCGAGCTGAAGCGGGGCTTCAACCGGCACCTGCACTTCACCCTGGTCAAGGACCGCAATGTGGCCACCCCACGCGATTACTACTTCGCCCTGGCCCACACCGTGCGGGACCACCTGGTGGGGCGCTGGATCCGCACCCAGCAGTACTACTACGAGAAGGATCCCAAG AGGATTTACTACCTCTCCCTGGAATTCTACATGGGGCGGACGCTGCAGAACACGATGATTAACCTGGGGCTGCAGAACGCCTGCGACGAGGCCGTCTACCAG CTCGGGCTGGAcatggaagagctggaggaaatCGAGGAGGATGCTGGGCTGGGCAATGGTGGTCTGGGCAGGCTGGCAG cctgcttCCTGGACTCCATGGCCACGCTGGGGCTGGCAGCCTACGGCTACGGCATCCGCTACGAATACGGCATCTTCAACCAGAAGATCCGGGATGGGTGGCAG GTGGAAGAAGCCGATGACTGGCTCCGGCACGGCAATCCCTGGGAGAAGGCCCGTCCTGAGTACATGCTGCCCGTGCACTTCTACGGCCGGGTGGAGCACTCTGCCTCTGGTGCCAAGTGGATCGACACCCAG GTGGTGCTGGCGCTGCCCTACGACACCCCCGTGCCCGGGTACATGAACAACACCGTCAACACCATGCGCCTGTGGTCGGCCCGCGCTCCCAACGACTTCAACCTGCGCGACT TCAACGTCGGGGACTACATCCAGGCCGTGCTGGACAGGAACCTGGCAGAGAACATCTCCCGGGTGCTCTACCCCAACGACAAC TTCTTTgaagggaaggagctgaggctgAAGCAGGAGTACTTTGTCGTGGCTGCCACCCTCCAGGACATCATCCGCCGCTTCAAAGCATCCAAATTCGGGAGCACAGACAGTGTCCGGACCGTGTTCGATTCCTTCCCTGACCAG GTTGCCATCCAGCTGAACGACACACACCCCGCCATGGCCATCCCTGAGCTGATGAGGATTTTCGTGGACATCGAGAAGCTGCCGTGGGATAAG GCCTGGGACATCACCAAAAGGACCTTTGCCTACACCAACCACACGGTGCTTCCTGAGGCCCTGGAGCGCTGGCCCGTGGACCTGGTGGAgaagctgctccccaggcaccTGCAGATCATCTACGAGATCAACCAGAGACACCTGGAT CACATCGCGTCCCTGTTCCCTAACGACGTGGACCGGCTGCGGAGGATGTCCCTGATCGAGGAGGGGGGCATCAAGAGGATCAACATGGCCCATCTCTGCATCGTGGGCTCCCACGCCGTCAACGGCGTGGCCAAGATCCACTCCGAGATCGTCAAGACTCAAGT CTTTGAGGATTTTGCGGCGCTGGAGCCGGAGAAGTTCCAGAACAAGACCAACGGCATCACCCCGCGGCgctggctcctgctctgcaaCCCGGGGCTGGCGGAGCTCATCGCGGAG AAAATCGGGGAGGACTACGTGCGGGACCTGAGCCAGCTGACCAAGCTGCACGAGTTCGTGGACGACGACCTCTTCATCCGGGAGGTGGCCAAAGTGAAGCAG gagAACAAGGTGAAGTTCGCGCTGTACCTGGAGAAGGAGTACAAGGTGAAGATCAACCCTTCCTCCATGTTCGACGTGCACGTGAAGAGGATCCACGAGTACAAGCGGCAGCTGATGAACTGCCTGCACATCATCACCATGTACAACC GAATCAGGAGGGATCCTGCAAAGCTCTTTGTGCCGAGGACAGTGATCATTGGAGGCAAG gctgctccaggatACCACATGGCTAAAATGATCATCAAGCTCATTAACGCCGTGGCTCAGGTGGTGAACAACGACCCCATGGTGGGCAGCAAGCTGAAGGTCATCTTCCTGGAGAACTACAGGGTGTCCCTGGCAGAGAAAG TGATCCCTGCGACCGACCTGTCGGAGCAGATCTCCACAGCAGGCACCGAGGCCTCAGGGACGGGCAACATGAAGTTCATGCTGAATGGGGCTCTGACCATCGGCACCATGGATGGAGCCAACGTGGAGATGGCCGAGGAGGCTGGAGAGGAAAACCTGTTCATCTTTGGCATGAGGGTGGAGGATGTCACGGAGCTGGACAGGAAAGG GTACAACGCCCAGCTCTACTACGACCGGCTCCCCGAGCTCAAACAGGCTGTTGACCAGATTAAAAGTGGCTTCTTCTCCCCAAAAGATCCCAACCTCTTCAACGACGTGGTCAACATGCTCTTCCACCACGACAG GTTTAAAGTCTTTGCAGACTACGAGGCTTATGTCAAGTGCCAGGAGAAGGTCAGCGAGCTGTACCTG AACTCCAAGGCCTGGACCAAGATGGTCATCAGGAACATCGCGGCGGCCGGCAAGTTCTCCAGCGACCGCACCATCAAGGAGTACGCCCGGGACATCTGGCACGTGGAGCCCTCGGACCTGAAGATCCCCCCGCCCAATGAGCCCCGGGACGCGGGGCAGGACAAGACCCCCAACGGGACGGCGGCGTAG